The Acidiferrobacter thiooxydans sequence CCAGGACGGCAACGGGCGGCTGTCGCGCGCGCTGACCACGCTGCTGCTCCTGCAGGCCGGCTACGCCTATGTGCCCTACAGCTCACTGGAAAGCGTGGTCGAGCACAGCAAGGAGGCCTACTACTTGGCGCTGCGCCAGAGCCAAGGCACCATCCGCACCATCCACACCGAGGCACCGAACTGGCAACCGTGGTTGATGTTCTTCCTGCGCTCGCTGGCTGAGCAGGTGCGGCGACTGGAGAAGAAGGTCGAGCGCGAGAAGATCGTGCTGGCGGCCATGCCGGAACTGCAGCTACAGATCGTCGAGTTCGCCCGCGAGCACGGCCGCGTCACCATGGGCGAGGCCATCAAACTGACCGGGGCCCGCCGCAACACGTTGAAGCAGCATTTCCGGGCACTGGTCGGCCACCGCACCCTGAGTCAGCACGGCAGCGGTCGTGGGGTCTGGTACGACCTGCGCTGAGAGGCCGAGGGATATGAGTTCGATTGCGCAAACGGGAATCGAACTGAAGGTCGAGCGGGACCCCGTGGCGGGCGCCAATTTCGGACGAAAATCCGTATGGTTCATGGCAGCAACATTGCGTCCTTCCGGTGAGCACGCGCAGTGCCGACCGGCAACGGCGCGGCGCGCGGCCTCCGGGATCGTATCGTCTGCCGCCAGCGGCACGATCCATGGCCCATAGGCTTCCTGTGGGCCATGACGTACGTCGTCCAAGCCGGGGCCTATAACCTTTTGGCGGAACCCGAGAACCGCCATGCCCTCAATATGGCGAGGAGTGCGACCTTGCGTCGGGGCATAAGGACCGCCCAGGGAATCCTTGAGGCACGCGCGGCCAGGTTAGAAACGCGGCTTGTGGCGCGAGGCCTGATAGCGCTCGATACCACTTGTGATCTCGGCATGCACCGGGTCCCCGTCCACCCAACCCTCGATCTGCACCCACTTGCCGGCCTCGAGATCCTTATAGTGAGCGAAGAAATGGCTGATCTGATCGAGCAGATAGGCCGGTATGTCAGCCAGTGCGTGGTAATGGCGATAGGACACACAGAGCTTATCGGTAGGGACCGCGAGGATCTTCATATCGGGTCCCTTCTCGTCGGTCATCCTGAGCATGGCCACGGGCCGGCAGTTGATGACCGAGCCACTGATGAGCGGTACGGGGGTCAACACCAGGACGTCGACAGGATCGCCGTCCTCGGAAAGGGTATGCGGTACATAGCCATAATTGCATGGGTAATACATGGCGGTATTCATGAACCGGTCCACGAACATGGCGCCCGTATCCTTATCCATCTCATACTTCACCGGCGGCCCGTGTGCCGGGATCTCAATGATGACATTGATAGCCGCCGGGGCCTTGTCGCCAGGGCCCACTCGATCCAGATTCATGATGACAATACTCCTTGGGAGGTTTCCAGGTTTCGCTTACCG is a genomic window containing:
- the ppa gene encoding inorganic diphosphatase, whose product is MNLDRVGPGDKAPAAINVIIEIPAHGPPVKYEMDKDTGAMFVDRFMNTAMYYPCNYGYVPHTLSEDGDPVDVLVLTPVPLISGSVINCRPVAMLRMTDEKGPDMKILAVPTDKLCVSYRHYHALADIPAYLLDQISHFFAHYKDLEAGKWVQIEGWVDGDPVHAEITSGIERYQASRHKPRF